The following coding sequences are from one Acaryochloris thomasi RCC1774 window:
- a CDS encoding M23 family metallopeptidase — protein MLTKSSRTREKLRIGEVLMQQGLINQAQLTAALAEQKHSGTQLGEILVSHGWVNRTQLRQALNEQRWRNLIATVLLSTTTLLPSATQLVTNTPVVAHSSPIEQDDILQFRNDRPERLPKKMNPVAANYEHDTSYMSLIDTGGAETASASQAKPATESVLAQQPLQDNPTVSSPLQGFCHPLNGQGWLSQGIRGRTHQGRMEYAYDLAADIGTPVYAMRPGRVIAVQDKYPDTGGGKENIAKFNYVWVEHDGGYRSAYIHLQQGFVGSIGIKAGDWVEAGQLIGYSGNSGWSTGPHLHLEVQRPGRNTRQFTKTAPFAIAGTCDNGQLARK, from the coding sequence GTGTTGACCAAGTCCTCCCGAACTCGGGAAAAACTTCGTATCGGGGAAGTGCTGATGCAGCAGGGCCTGATCAATCAGGCTCAACTGACTGCAGCTCTAGCTGAGCAAAAGCATAGCGGCACTCAGCTAGGAGAAATCTTGGTCAGTCACGGTTGGGTTAATCGAACACAGCTTCGACAGGCACTCAATGAGCAGCGTTGGAGAAACCTAATTGCAACAGTACTGCTCTCCACAACAACTTTGCTTCCTAGCGCAACTCAGCTGGTTACAAACACTCCTGTGGTCGCTCATAGCAGTCCGATTGAACAGGACGACATCTTGCAATTTCGGAATGATAGACCGGAGCGACTGCCTAAAAAGATGAATCCAGTCGCGGCAAACTATGAGCATGACACAAGCTATATGAGCCTCATAGATACAGGAGGCGCTGAAACTGCATCAGCCAGTCAGGCAAAGCCTGCTACCGAAAGTGTCCTTGCACAGCAACCGCTCCAAGACAATCCAACCGTTTCATCTCCCCTTCAGGGCTTCTGCCATCCTTTAAACGGTCAAGGCTGGCTGAGTCAGGGAATTCGCGGCCGGACCCATCAAGGCCGCATGGAGTATGCCTACGATTTAGCAGCTGACATTGGCACACCTGTTTATGCAATGCGTCCAGGTCGAGTGATTGCAGTTCAGGACAAGTACCCTGATACCGGGGGGGGCAAAGAGAATATTGCGAAGTTCAATTACGTTTGGGTTGAGCATGACGGTGGGTATCGATCTGCCTATATTCATCTACAGCAAGGATTTGTTGGCAGCATCGGCATCAAAGCCGGAGACTGGGTCGAAGCCGGTCAACTGATCGGCTACAGCGGCAACTCAGGATGGAGCACCGGCCCCCATCTACACCTAGAAGTGCAAAGGCCAGGAAGAAATACGCGCCAGTTTACCAAGACGGCTCCCTTTGCTATTGCTGGCACCTGTGACAACGGTCAACTAGCTCGCAAATAG
- the hpsJ-A gene encoding HpsJ-like protein, cyanoexosortase A-associated translates to MPEPTSASSPHLDSRTQWVSIFSLRLAGYVLLALSAFDVATIMFPPDFFNPQWEFYTLGKLVDKVPVPLIGLALVFYGGLRYRRPLEKLCLRPLALIAVIVGVGYLLLIPLGISNSIRLQHLNRAQQSLQQNEQKSRYRQLEQQIQNASPDRVLPLARRWRLVSAEADQDAPEDVKAKALSQLQKNQTLQQQQSLAADKTKQQQHLKNSIKWIVGALLAGSCLIYLGIGANKAFLLGLQ, encoded by the coding sequence ATGCCAGAACCGACCAGTGCCTCTAGCCCCCACCTTGATTCCCGCACCCAGTGGGTTTCAATTTTTTCCTTGCGATTGGCAGGCTACGTCTTGCTGGCACTCTCAGCTTTTGACGTGGCAACGATTATGTTCCCGCCAGATTTCTTCAACCCGCAATGGGAATTTTATACGCTGGGAAAACTGGTGGATAAGGTTCCGGTTCCTTTGATCGGTCTCGCTTTAGTTTTCTACGGTGGGTTGCGCTATCGTCGGCCTCTTGAAAAGCTCTGCCTGCGTCCCTTAGCTTTAATCGCCGTTATCGTCGGAGTTGGCTATTTACTCCTAATTCCACTCGGCATCTCTAACAGCATTCGCCTGCAGCATTTGAACCGGGCCCAACAATCTCTACAGCAGAATGAGCAAAAATCCCGCTATCGGCAACTAGAACAGCAGATTCAGAATGCTTCCCCCGATCGGGTGCTCCCCTTAGCCCGCCGCTGGAGATTGGTATCGGCAGAAGCAGATCAGGATGCGCCTGAGGACGTGAAGGCAAAGGCGCTCTCTCAGCTACAAAAGAACCAAACATTACAGCAGCAACAGAGTCTTGCCGCGGATAAAACGAAGCAACAGCAGCATCTCAAAAATTCGATAAAGTGGATTGTGGGCGCACTGCTGGCG